CGGCCTCGCCGGACCGCGCCGCGTACTCGTCACGGCGTGAGTCGATAGCCACCGGAGAGGCGCTGCCGGGCAAGGACAATCCCAGCGCCTCGGCCGCCGAGGCCATCGTGTTGGCGGTGTACATGCCACCGCAGGCGCCCTCGCCAGGGCAGATCGCGCGCTCGATGATGTCGACGTCCTCGCGGGACATCAGGCCACGGGCACAGGCACCGACCGCCTCGAAGGCATCGATGATGGTGACCTCTTTCTCGGTGCCGTCGGTCAGCTTCGCCGTTCCGGGCATGATCGAGCCGTTGTAGAGGAACACCGACGCCAGATCGAGACGGGCAGCCGCCATCAACATGCCGGGGATCGACTTGTCGCAACCAGCCAGCAGGACCGATCCGTCCAGGCGTTCGGCCTGCATGACGGTCTCGACACTGTCGGCGATCACCTCGCGCGACACCAGGCTGAAGTGCATGCCCTCATGGCCCATGGAGATGCCGTCGGAGACCGAGATGGTGCCGAACTCCAGCGGATAGCCACCCCCGGCGTGCACGCCGCCCTTGACCGCCTGCGCGAGCCGCTGCAACGACATGTTGCACGGGGTGATCTCGTTCCAGGACGAGGCGACGCCGATCTGCGGCTTCACCCAGTCGTCGTCACCCATGCCGACGGCGCGCAGCATTCCGCGGGCTGCGGTTTTTTCCAATCCGTCGGTGACGTCGCGGCTGCGGGGTTTGATATCGACCCCGGGACGGGCTTCTGGTGCTGAGGGCATGCAGGTAAGTATGCATTCGGCCGACAACCATCCCAAACCCCCGCTGATACCCCTGTGGGGTACCGGTAGCCTGGCTACATGAGACGGGTGCTGGTGCTGGTGGTGGCGATGCTTGCCGTCCTGGTTCCGGCCTGCGGCAGACAGGCGCCCGCACCGGAGTCGTCCAGCGGATCCACCGCCTCGGCCACATCGCCCGCCCCGGGCACTCCGGGGGTCAATGCCATCGATCGCGCCTTCGCTGATGCCCTGCTCGCCCAGCGGCCGCGTATCGACCAGATGATCGCGCTGGTGCGCACCAATTCCGACGACCCGCGCATGCAGGCGCTCGCCGATGTGCTCGCCGTCAGCGAGAAACAGCAGACCGACACCGTGAACGCATTGCTGGTGCAGTGGACCGACGGCCAGCAGGGCGGTCAGGGCCCGGTACCGCAGGGGCCCAACCTGTTCGACGAGGGCGCCATGCAACGGCTTGCGGCGCTGCGCGGTCCCGAGTTCGACAGGTTGTGGCTGCAGGCCATGCTCAACCACCACCAGGCCGTCCTGACCATGGCGGCCACCGAGATCCAGGAAGGTCAGGACGGCAACGCCAAGACGCTGGCGCAGGGCATCATCAGTACGCGCCAAGAGGAGGCCGGTCACATGCAGAAACTGTTGGGAGGCGGATAGTTGATGACCGATGCAGAACACGGCTATTCGCCGCAGAAAGAGAACTACGCCAAGCGGTTGCGCCGCATCGAGGGTCAGGTGCGGGGCATCGCCAAGATGATCGATGACGACAAGTACTGCATCGACATCCTCACCCAGATCAGTGCGGTCAACAGTGCGCTGCAGTCGGTCGCACTCGGGTTGCTCGACGAGCACCTCGGCCACTGCGTCACCCACGCGGTCGCCGCGGGCGGTGAGGAGGCCGAGGTCAAGCTGGCCGAGGCATCGGCGGCCATCGCCCGGTTGGTCCGCTCCTAACCGCGGTCAGGCCCGTTCGGCGTCCTCGATCGCGGACTCCAGGCGCGCGATCTTGCCGTCGAGTTCGCCCTCGTGGCCCGGTCGGATATCGGCCTTGAGCACCAGCGAGATCCGGGTACCGAACGGTGCCACCGCTTCGGTCGCACGTTTGACGACGTCGAAGACCTCGTCCCAGGAACCCTCGAGCTCGGTGAACATGCTGGAGGTCCGGTTGGGCAGACCCGACGCGCGCACCACCCGCACCGCGGCTGCCACGGCCTCGCTGACCGAGCCATCGGAGCGGCCGGTACCCGACGGGCTGATGCTGAAGGCGACGATCATCGCGCGTCCTCTCGGTTCGGGGCGACCACGGCATTACCGTGGCATTCCAGCATGACCGTGAAACCGTACGCGCAACTGACGGTGCTCGCGGCCGCCGCGTTCGTCTACGTCACCGCCGAGATCCTGCCCGTCGGGGCGCTGCCTGCCATCGCCGCCGACCTCGCCATCGCGCCGGCGACGGTGGGCACCCTGCTGGCCGGCTATGCGTTGATCGCCGCCGTCGCCACGATGCCGCTGGTGCGCTGGACGGCGGGCTGGCCCAGACGCCGGGTATTGTTGTTTACCCTGGTGTGTCTCACTGTCTCGCAAGCGCTTTCGGTGATAGCGCCGAATTTCGCGGTGCTGTCGGTGGCGCGGGTGCTGTGCGCGCTGACCCACGGTCTGATGTGGTCGGTGCTGGCCCCGATGGCCGTCCGGCTGGTTGCCCCCGGGCACGGTGGACGGGCGACCACGGCCGTGTACGCGGGCACGGCGCTGGCCCTGGTGGCGGGCAACCCGTTGACGGCACTGACATCGCAGGCGTGGGGGTGGCGGACCGCGGCCGCTGTGGTCATGGTGGCGGCCGCAGCGGTAACAGTGGCCGCGCGACTGCTGTTACCGGTGCTGCCCGCCATCGCGGCGGGTCCGGCCGGTCGGGTGAGCCGCCGACGGTGGCACCGCAATCGCGCACTGGTCACCCTGTGCGGACTCACGCTGGTCGGTGTCAGCGCACACTTCGTGTCCTACACCTACATCGCCGTCGTCATCGGTGGGGTCACCGGCGCCGACACCGCGGCGGTCCTCGCCGGATTCGGGGTGGCCGGACTGGTCGCCATGACCGCGTTCGCCCGTCCACTGGACCGGTGGCCGCGGCCGGTCCTGATGACCGCACTGGCCGGCCTGGTCGCTGCCTTCTCGGGGTTGGCCGCCGTGGCCGGTGGCGACCCGCGGCCGGTCCTCGGCGTCGTCGGGATCCTGGCCTGGGGTGCCATGTCGACGGCCCTGCCGCCCATGTTGCAATCCGCGGCGATCAACAGCGCACCCGAGGACCCCGACGGGGCGTCCGGACTGTACGTGGCGATGTTCCAGGCCGGGATCGTCACGGGCGCGCTGGCCGGGGGCGCCCTGTTCGCCGTCGGCGGGCCGTTCGCCGTGCTCAGCGCGTCGGCATCGCTGACCGCGGTGGTATTGATCGCCGTTGCCGCGCTGCCGTGGTTGCTCGCCCCTGTAACGGCAGGACTCACACCGGCGATGAACATCCCAGGTCAGTGGTGCAGGTCGGACGGTGATGAGGGGTCCGTCCGGCCTCGCCAGGGTTAGCCGGTCGACGTGTTGTGCCAGACTGGTCTGCAGATATGCCAGTGGAGGTGACATATGTCGCAGCGGACGAGAAGGACACTCGCCAGCGCGATCTTGGCGGCCGCAACGGTCGTCGCAGCAGGTATCGGTAGCCCGTCGGCCCTTGCGGAGCCCGTTCCGCCCGCACCGGCACCCGCGCCGGCGCCGCCCGCATTCC
This DNA window, taken from Mycolicibacterium neoaurum, encodes the following:
- a CDS encoding DUF305 domain-containing protein — translated: MRRVLVLVVAMLAVLVPACGRQAPAPESSSGSTASATSPAPGTPGVNAIDRAFADALLAQRPRIDQMIALVRTNSDDPRMQALADVLAVSEKQQTDTVNALLVQWTDGQQGGQGPVPQGPNLFDEGAMQRLAALRGPEFDRLWLQAMLNHHQAVLTMAATEIQEGQDGNAKTLAQGIISTRQEEAGHMQKLLGGG
- a CDS encoding metal-sensitive transcriptional regulator, with product MTDAEHGYSPQKENYAKRLRRIEGQVRGIAKMIDDDKYCIDILTQISAVNSALQSVALGLLDEHLGHCVTHAVAAGGEEAEVKLAEASAAIARLVRS
- a CDS encoding thiamine-binding protein, translating into MIVAFSISPSGTGRSDGSVSEAVAAAVRVVRASGLPNRTSSMFTELEGSWDEVFDVVKRATEAVAPFGTRISLVLKADIRPGHEGELDGKIARLESAIEDAERA
- a CDS encoding MFS transporter, with the translated sequence MTVKPYAQLTVLAAAAFVYVTAEILPVGALPAIAADLAIAPATVGTLLAGYALIAAVATMPLVRWTAGWPRRRVLLFTLVCLTVSQALSVIAPNFAVLSVARVLCALTHGLMWSVLAPMAVRLVAPGHGGRATTAVYAGTALALVAGNPLTALTSQAWGWRTAAAVVMVAAAAVTVAARLLLPVLPAIAAGPAGRVSRRRWHRNRALVTLCGLTLVGVSAHFVSYTYIAVVIGGVTGADTAAVLAGFGVAGLVAMTAFARPLDRWPRPVLMTALAGLVAAFSGLAAVAGGDPRPVLGVVGILAWGAMSTALPPMLQSAAINSAPEDPDGASGLYVAMFQAGIVTGALAGGALFAVGGPFAVLSASASLTAVVLIAVAALPWLLAPVTAGLTPAMNIPGQWCRSDGDEGSVRPRQG